One Anguilla rostrata isolate EN2019 chromosome 15, ASM1855537v3, whole genome shotgun sequence genomic window carries:
- the LOC135240401 gene encoding gamma-crystallin M3-like, with amino-acid sequence MYKRFRDGLLIGQSPTSASNMGKIIFYEDRNFGGRSYECMSDCPEISSYLSRCNSCRVDSGCFMVYDRPNYMGNQYFLRRGEYSDYSRMGMFESIRSCRMIPMHRGNFRMRIYERENFGGQMMELMDDCDSIMDRYRMSDCQSCNVMDGHWLMYEQPHYRGRMMYMRPGEYRSFRDMGYSNMRFMSMRRIMEPC; translated from the exons ATGTATAAAAGGTTCAGGGACGGGCTGCTCATTGGACAGTCTCCCACAAGCGCATCAAACATGGGCAAG ATCATCTTCTACGAGGACAGGAACTTCGGCGGTCGCTCCTATGAGTGCATGAGCGACTGCCCCGAGATCAGCTCCTACCTGAGCCGCTGCAACTCCTGCAGGGTGGACAGCGGCTGCTTCATGGTCTACGACCGTCCCAACTACATGGGGAACCAGTACTTCCTGAGGAGGGGAGAGTACTCTGACTACTCCCGCATGGGCATGTTCGAGTCCATCCGCTCCTGTCGAATGATCCCCatg CACAGAGGAAACTTCAGGATGAGGATCTACGAGAGGGAGAACTTTGGAGGTCAGATGATGGAGCTGATGGATGACTGTGACTCCATCATGGACCGTTACCGCATGTCCGACTGCCAGTCCTGCAACGTGATGGACGGCCACTGGCTGATGTACGAGCAGCCCCACTACAGAGGCAGGATGATGTACATGAGGCCTGGGGAGTACAGGAGCTTCAGAGATATGGGATACAGCAACATGAGATTCATGTCCATGAGGCGCATCATGGAGCCATGCTAG